The Candidatus Bathyarchaeota archaeon region AGCATCCCAAAGGTCAAGAACACGGTCACATCGTTAAAAAGAACCCGCTTTACCCCATGCTCTATGACAGCGAAGGTAAAGTGCTTTCTTTCCCGCCTATAATCAACAGTAACGATTTGGGCAAAATCACCGAGGATTCCCGCAATCTGCTAGTTGAAGTCACAGGCACCCTACACAAAACCGTCCTTAACACACTGAACTTGGTGACTTTGGCGCTCATCGACCGCGGCGGAAAAGCCTACAGCACCACCATCCACTATCCAAAAAGCTCAGAATACACCGAAGACACGGTTGTTACGCCTGATTTTAGTAACCGACGCTTCGAGTTGAACGTAAAAGAAACCAACCGCCTTTTAGGGTTGAAGTTGTCTGCAGAGCAGATATCTGATGCCCTAATGACCGCGGGGTTGGACGTCGAAAAAGTCTCCACTGAATGCCTTACCGTTTTGGTCCCCTGCTACCGCGTGGACGTCATGCACCAAGTAGACATAATCGAAGATGTCGCCATCGCATACGGCTACAACAACATCGAGCCGCTCTGGCGTGAATTGCCCACCACCGGCAAAGCAAAACCTGACCAGCGCCTAATCGATGTGGCGCGAGATTTGATGGTTGGGCTTGGCTACCAAGAAGTCTTCAACACCACCCTCACCAACCAAGAAACCCTCTTCCAGAAAATGCAGGTGCAACCCACCAAAATCATAGAGGTATCCAACCCCAAAGTCATCACCATGACGTGCCTTCGCAACTGGCTGCTTCCCAGCCTCATGGAGTTCCTCAGCATCAACCAATCCGTCGAGTTTCCCCAAAAAATCTTCGAACTAGGCAAAGTCACATTGCCAGACGAGACAAAGGAGACGCGGACACGCGACGAAGACTGGCTTGCCGCAGTGACAGCGCACCCGAACGCGAGTTTCAGCGAAATCAAATCAGCCTTGGACTCGTTTATGGCGAATTTCGGTGTTGAGTGGCAAATCAAGGAGACATCTCATCCCAGCTTTATCGAGGGCAGAGTTGGCAAAGTTCTCGCAGGAGGCGTTGAGGTGGGTGTTGTGGGCGAAGTTAACCCGGCGGTGCTTGAAGCGTGGAAACTTGAAAATCCTGCCGCAGCATTTGAAATTGACTTTAGCAGAATTCTTTTTTATAAAAAGTAGTTTTTTTTATTCTTTTGGAAGCATATTGAAACCTGCTTGATTAAAGTGGGCGTCGAAACTAAATGCTTCTTTAACGTTTAGTTCTCTCATTAGAGCGAAGCTTGTACAATCTGTAAAGCTCCAGGTTTTGCTGTTAGATTTTTTGAATACTTCGAGTGCTTTCTGAAAGTGGTCTTCATTTACCCAAAATACTCTGATGCTTTTGCTCTTTGTCACTTTGGTAATGAAAGAAAGCGCAGACTCTAAGTTTCTTCTTGTTCGTAACAAAGTGAGTGTTTCGTCGATTATGTAATCGGTTGTTATTGCCATGCCATATTTTCCTGACGCAATTTTCGTAAGAAAATCCTTAGCTGCTTTATGGTTTAGGTCGTCTTCTACTTCCATCGCATACCAAGCACTGGTGTCGATGAATATCACGCTTTTTCACCGTAGAGGTGTTTATCGTGCTCGATTGAGCCGTGGTCTACTTTTCCGGTTCGCTTGGAGCTAGGTGGACTCGTGAAAACTGGGTCGTCAGGGTTTACCGTGCCGTCTATTGTTGTTCGTATTGCTTCGCGGACGACCTCTTTGATGCTTTTGGAGTTCTTTTTTGCGTATTCTTCTAGTAGCTTATGCTCAGCCTCGGATATTGTTGTTTGAATTACTTTCATTTAACATCTCACATGTAATATTTAACATGTAACATCCTTTTATTTTTTACCACAATTTAGCACTAAAACCATGATAGTGTCCCGTTTTTGCGCGCTGTTTTTAGACACCAAGCATACACTCCGTACCCAAGCGGCGAGATAACTACGCACATCAAAGCCAGAACCAGCAGATACGGCAATATCATAGATATCGTCCAACCCGTCAGCATCAGCCGAATCGAAGTGAAGAAGTAGTATTGCGGTAGCAGGTATGAGATGGCTTGGAGCGCGGCGGGCATGACTTGCGGGGGGAAGAGGACGTTGCCAAAGAGCGTGGTGGCTATGGTTATGAGTGCAGTTACGGGGTCGCCTTGTTTGGTTAAGATGAGGATGCCTGCGCCTATCATGCTAAAGCCAATGAAGGATCCGATACCCAGCGCCAAAACAATCAGCGTCCCCAACACGTTAATGTTAAGTGAGATGCCGAAAACGAATACGCCGATGGCAAGGTAAACCACCACGACCGCTGTGCTCCAGATGAACCCCCAAAGCGAACTCCCCACGATAAACGTGCGCAAACTGGTCGGGGAAACCAACACTTCTTCAAGCGCCCATGGGTTGATGGTTTTCTGGACGAGCGTGAGGCTTTGGCTGAGGTAACTGTTAAACGCTAAACCGATGAGCAGATAAGTGGTTAGGTCCATGTTGTAGAGTTGCAGCACTGCCTGCATCGAAGCATTAGAGCCCAAATACGCGAAAGATAATGCGCCGAAGAGTGCGGTGGCGACGAGGATGGCGATGTTGGTTTTGTAGGTGCTGAAGCTGATGATGTCGCGTTTCATGAAGTAATAGATTTTTTCCAGCTCAGCCCAAAACCCCACGCTATGGCCTCCCAGTCAACTCAATAAACGCATCTTCCAAGGTGGGTTCTTCGCGGCGAAAGTTCACCAGCTTAATTTTTTCTTTAAACAGAAAGTCAAAGATTGCGGGGAATTGGTCAACGCTTCTCAGTTCAAGACAGAACCCCTTCTGGTTACCCAGGGCGTACTCGTCATTTTCGGTTAAGCTTGTCACTGCTGGCAGTAGGCGCATTCGTTCGATTTGGTCGGGGGTGATTTCTTCCACAACTATGTAGACAAGTTCATTTTGTTTGATCATGGCGCGGATTGCGTTTGGGGTGTCGCAGGCGATGAGGCGGCCTCGGCGAAGGATGCCGATTTGGTCGCAGATGTGGGCTGCTTCTTCGATGTAGTGGGTTGTGTAGAGTATTGTTTTGCCTGTTTCTTTTACTGTGTTGCGTACAAACTCGCGGATGTTGCGAGAAGAAATCACGTCTAAGCCCACGGTTGGCTCATCCAGCAGCAATATCGGCGGGTCAGCCAACAACGTTCGGGCTAAAGCGAGTTTGCGTTTCATGCCGCCCGAATACCGTTGGTAGATGTCAAAAGCGCTGCCCTCCAAACCAACCAACTTCAGCACCTCCATGATGCGTTCCTGGCGTTTGGCGCGTGGTACGTTGTAGATGGCTGCAAAGAACTCCAAGTTGCGGTACCCGTTTAGCCGCCAAAAAAATCCCCTTTCGCCCACACTAAAAAGGGTGCCCAGCGAGCGTTTGACTTGCATGGGCTGCTTGACTATGTCGTAGCCGTTGACTGTGGCGGTGCCGCTGTCAGGCGGGAGCAAGGTGCATAGCATTTTGACGAGGGTGGTTTTGCCTGCGCCGTTGGGTCCCAGCAAACCGAAGAGTTGCCCCCTCTTTATGGTCAGGTTAAGGTTGTCTACGGCGTTTACTGACATTGTTTTCCTTCGCCCAAAGTGACCGCTACTTTGGGGTGACTTAATTCTGAACGTTTTTGTCAGGTTGATTGCTTGGATGGCATTTTCATTCTGCAACCGTTTAGGCCTCTGTCGAGCGGTTTTTTGTTTGAAGCCAGTGTATAGTAACCATTCATCAGGTTTTGTTTGGGCTGTTTTTAGGCGTTAACATGCCAAAAAAGCCTCAAATACACAGTACACAACAATTTTAGGTATGTTGCCAAAAGTGGTCGTGTATAATTCAGTTAGCGTTGATGGCGCAATTAAGGATTTCGACGTGGACATAGCGCTGCATTACAAAGTTGCAAGCAGAATAGACGCGCAGGCTATGCTTGCGGGTTCAGATACCGCAAAATCGGGCATAGAACTGTTTATGAAAACGGTTCCAGAGGAGCAGCCCAGTGACTGCGTGAAGCCAACAATAAAAGAAGACGATTATCGACCATACTGGGTTATTGCCGATAGCCGAGCTAAACTCATGGGGTTGCTGCATGTTTATAGACAATCAGAATACTGCAAAGACGTTATAATACTGGTTTCGAGCACCACCCCAAAAGCTTATTTAACGTATCTAAAGGAACGCAACTACGACTACATCCTTGCAGGAAACGACCACGTAGATTACAGATCAGCGCTGGAAGAACTCAACAGGCGCTACGGATTTGAGACGATAACGACGGATACAGGCGGAGTTTTAGCAAGTGTACTCTTAGAACAAGGCTTAGTGAGGGAGGTACACCTGCTTGTTGCCCCTCAAATTGTGGGCAAAAAAGCAGTAGGTCTCTTTCGAAGCTTAAACCAGCCTGTAAAACTACGGCTTATACAAACTAAAAAAGTGAAAGGGCATGCCTTGCTGATCTACGAAGTCCAACATTAGGTAATTTGAATTTTTTTACCCGTAGCCGCATAAACGTCCCGCTCGATGGAACGTTTAAGGTTGCTTATTTTATCCACCGTTTCCTGATACGTGTTGGTTTTGACTGTTTCATGGGTTTCTACGCTGGTTTTCCGCGCTTTAAGCAAGTTAAGCTGATCCTGATACTGGGCTATATTCCGATTTATTTCATCCATCTTCGATGACAGCACCAACTGGTCGCGGTTCGTTGCCATCTCAACACAGCGGATTTGTAGGCTGTCTAAGATGTTTTTGTGCAGTATTTCATCAATTGTTTGTTCGGCTTTTCGGGCTTTGTCGGTTTTAAGCTTAAGCGTGTCCTTGGCAAGCATGCCTTCAAGTTTTTCCAGTATCTCCCTTAATTCGGGGTAACCTGACTTTTCAGTAACAAGCGCATCAAAAGGGTTGTCTAAATACTGGTTGATTTTTTTGAGTTCATCGGGTGTTATGCCGCCTCCGCCTCCAGAAGTGGCAAGCGCCTGCATCTTTATAAAGGGTTTTTGAAGATGGCGGAGCGTGTTTTTTAGTTCGTTGTTGAGGTTTTCGATTTCGGCGTTGACGAGGTTGAGTTTGTCGATGGGTCCTTTGCTTTTGAGTTCCTCGATTTGTTTTTCCAATTCAGCAATTTCCTGCTCAAGTGGAACTCGCTCGTTTTTTATGCTGTCCTTGTCCTGTTTTAATGTGGCTAATTGTTTTTCTAAATCTTGAAGTGTGTTTAATTCATGCATTGCTTCTTCGAGGGTTTTGCTTTTTACGTATTCTTTTGTTACAAAGTCGTTTAGAGCGGTGTATGCTTGCTTGGTTTTTTCGTAGACTGCTAAGAATTTTCGACGATCCATGATAAAGTAGGGGGAGATTCTTGGAAACCAGTTTTTTAAGTCAATTTCTGTGACAAAAAGAACCTTCTGAGCTTCCTGTGCATACTTGTTTAGGGCTTCATAAGCGACTTGTTCAGGGGCAGGAATTTTTTTAAAACGATCCACAAACACACGCGCAAGCTTGTTTAATGCTCGAGCGCGGTTGTAGACTTTCATGTTTCGCCGCTCAATTTCTTTAGTGCTGACGTCGAAGAGGAGTTTGCTTACGTCAGTTAAGGCTTGGATCTGGAGGTTGAGGTTGTCGCGGAGTTCTTTGGCTTTAGCGTGTACGGGAGATAGAAGTGTGGTTGTTTGGTTTTCCAGCCAACTTTTAGCTTGGTCAGATGATGAAAATTGGATGGTTGCTTCCGTCAACACGCTTCACTTGACGTAAATGTGTGAGTGGAGCTTTATGTATTTAATCCCAAATTTCTGGGACGTAATCCCAAACTGTGGCTGACTGCTACACCGCTTCGGTTTACGGAAACAATGCATCTCAGTAGAGCAAACTGAGATTACAAAAAAGAGGAAGTTGAGAGAGGTTTTCGGGCGACGATTTCAGGTAAAGGTGAATAGGTATTTTAGCCCAAATCCCCACTCACTCAGTTTTGAGTAGCTACTCTTAAATAGGTATCATAGCATGAAAACGTACCAGAAGCGAACAAGCATGAACACAAAAACAACCACAAAATCACTCGCCCTAATCACAATATTTGTAGCCCTCGCAATAGCACTAAACGTTTATGGACCAAAAATCCCCTACCCCTTCGCACCATACCTGTTTTTCCAACTCTGGGAAATCCCAATAATAGTTGCATTCTTGCTCATTGGACCAAAAACAGGCATAACCGTAAGCGCACTCAACACACTCGTGTTGTTCGCAGTCTTCCCCGGAGAACTCCCCTCAGGACCACTCTACAACTTTGCTGCAGTACTGTCGATGATGCTTGGCATCTACTTACCCTACCGCCTAGCAACACGCAACTGCAAATCAGAAAACCTAAGCACATATCTAAGAAAACACGTTGCACTGTTAACCTTCTCTGTCACCGCCCTAGGAGTAATAATGCGCGTAGTAATCATGAGCGTTGTCAACTATTTTGCCTTGCAGCAGCCCTTCCCAATAGGATTTGAATTAAACCAAGCCGCAGTCTTAGCTTTTCTACCTCTTGGCGCGCTCTTCAACGGCATAATCGCAGCTTACACTATACCAATTTCGATCGCGATAACCATAGCCATAGCTTCAAGGATAAAAATGCAATAAAAAATAGAAAATTAGAAGCCCAAGGCTTGGGCTAAAACTTTCGGGTTTATTTGTCCCGCCTTAAATGTCCTGCCCGTCTTAGCGTTGTTAATCATTAAAACGGCGGGGGCAAATAAGCCGGGGTCAATCTTGTAGAAGTCCTTACCTGCATTGAGGAAGATGTCTAGGAAGGGGTTGCCGTAGTCTTTTGAGTTAATCGAAGGCGCATCCTTAACCAATTGTTGCAGTTTGGCTTCGTCGTCGTAGTCGACTGTTAAGTAGACTGTTCCACCGTAGAGGATAACGTCGTTGGTTCTTGCCATAGCCACTTCGAAGTCAGGGCCAACAGGTGGAATCGGCGCATACCCCATTGCATAGCGGATAACTTTGGGGTCTAATCCCAACGTGTGGAGTTTGTGAATGCCTACCTCGACAACGCGCCCTGTGACCTGCGTGAGACCTGCAACGCTTGCCGTTGGGGCAACGACGACTATTAGGTTTTGCGCGGGCACATTGGGGCAGTTTTTGAGAACTTTCTCGATTAATGCGTCAGATGGAAGCACGTTGCTTTCCAAGGTGATGACGGCTTTGTCGCTTTGGTCAGTGTAGTGGATTTCTTCATAGATTTCTTTTGGTTTAAGTGCGATTGCGCGGGCGGGTCCAGAACCGATGGCGATGTTGTCGCCGTCTTTGATTCGCCAACCAGCAAACTGACTGCCCAACATGGCAACTGCGGGGTAATCTGAGGTTATGGTAACTGAGGGAAAATCTAGGTCGCCGTAGGTTTTGTAGCCTAACTCGACTGTGCCTGCACCGCCTAAACAGAGTTCAGTGAAAAGTTTCCCCGCTGCAAAACCACCAGTGGCTTTGACGCCTGCGTCAATTATGGTGGCGCCTGCGGTTGATTTTGAAATCTCCACTCCGTAATATTCGGGGTTATTGAGGAATTGTTGGGCTTTTTGCCATGCTGTTTGGTTTACGCTTAATGCTTTAACCATGACTTTCACCTTTGAGGCAACCCTAACTGGATATGTTTTGAAATATTAAGGTTAACATGACACTGGAGGGTTTTCTGCATCATAAAAGTCAAAAGCCCAAGCAGCTATGCGGAGGTGTGTTGCTGTAGCCTTACAGTCACACCAACTTAAATCCTAAAACAGCCAATAGCTGTCTTGTAGGAATGCATGGAGAACCTATAAAGATTGGATGCAAACCAACCCCTTTGAGCAAGTCAGGCGACCACAAGTGCAAGGCATAACCTGCCGTTTTTGTGCCTTGTGTTTGGCGGTGCAGGGCTTGGCTTGCTCAACTCCACTTTTAAAATAAACGTTTTTTGTTAAGGTCGTGGTGTGTGGTGTTTTCTTCTATTTTTAAAATAACGCAGTTGATTGTCTAGCCAGATTAAGATCCAGCCTGAAAGCCAAATTACGGGTACAAATAAAAGGAATACTGCTTTTAATTTGCCGTCTATTTTTTGCATGGAACCCCCATGCTTTATTGCAGTGTTGAGAAGATAAAACTTTTGGTTCCTACACAGAGCTTTTCTTGCAAATAAATGGCTTTAATTCAAATTTAATTAGTTTTAGGTCAAGTATTTCTGAGCAAAAATTGCATCACTCAACAATTTATTGTTGTAACTCACCTATGCATGATACCTGAAAGAAGACCAAATGACAACACTGCCAAGTGGGTATGCATTTAAAGGTGCAACGCGTTTAACCAAATAATCGTCAGTGATTTCGATGCCCTACGACAAAGAAGAACTCGAAAAGTTTCATCTATCAGGCAAGATTCTAAGAGAAACCCGCGAAGAAATGCGCAGCTACATAAAAGAGAACATGCCCATAATCGAAGTATGTGAAAAAGCAGAAGGCCTCATCCGCAGCAAAGGCGGTAAACCCGCGTTTCCAGTAAACGTAAGCATAAACGAAGTCGCCGCACACTACACAGCAACGCCAAACGACAAATCTACAATTCCTGTCGGGTCAACGGTTAAAGTGGATATAGGTGTACATGTAGACGGCTACGTCACCGACACCGCGTTTACCGCTGCGTTTAGCTCTGAAGGCCGCGCAATGACCACCACCGCTGAACTTGCCCTCAAGGCGGTCATAAAAAACATCCGCGGCAACATGCAGTTGGGCGACATCGGCGCATTGGTGGAAAAAACCATAAAGAACCGCGGGTTTAAACCGATAAGCAACCTCACTGGGCACAGCGTCGGCAGATACCTCATCCATGCAGGCACCTCGATTCCAAGCATCTCAGGCTTTAACCCCCACAGGGTAGAAACTGGCGGAGTCTACGCAGTTGAACCCTTCGTCACCTACCCCGATGCCATAGCCCGCGTAGATGATACCGCGGAAAAAACGATTTATCGGTTCCTGAAAACAAAGTCGCTTAAAACTGACTCTGCAAAAAAGTTAGCTAAATACATAGAAACCAACTTTCGCACGTTGCCCTTCGCGGAACGCTGGCTCATCGACGTATTACCCGCCGAAAAACATTCGGCTGCATTCAAAGAGCTTTTGACGTCAAAAACAATCATGGCGTACCCAGTTTTTGTTGAAGCAAGCAGAAAACCGGTAGCTCAAGCCGAGCATACGTTGTTAATAAAAGAAGATGGATGTGAAGTTTTAACCTAGCCGCCTATACGGCGTAGGTTTTTTCTTTAACTTTAACTTCTTTGTAGATGGCAGTTATCATTTGTTTGCCGCCGCATTTGGGGCAGGCAACGTCGAGGTCTTTGAAGACGTAGTCGCCGCGTTGGAATTCTCGGACAGTTTTATTGGCGCATCCTTTGTTTTGGCATTCGATGGTAGTCATGACTTTGGGGATGTCGATTTTTACTTCTGCTGCTTGGCGTCTGGATTGGTATAACAAGAACAGGCACATAGCCATCGCGATTGCGCCGATGCCTGCGAATATGCTGGCTGATAAGGCGTCGCCGAGGAAGTAGGTTTCTACCGCGACAAACATCGCTACGACTGAGAGCGCCAAGACGACGAGCACGATTAGCATTAGGTAGTTGGTGATTTTGTTGTTCTGGTTTGTCTGCTGTGTTTGTTGTGACATGCTACTTAGCCTCATTATTGACCTACTCCGATGCTGTTGCCGACACCGACAATCAGGACAGTGTCGCCTTCTTTGGTGCGTTCCTTAACTACGTCTCGGACGCGTTCGATAACTTTGTCTACGGCGTCGTTGATTTCTTTGCGCATGGGTGAAACTGCGTCGCCCACGTCTTCTTTGATTATGACGGCGTAGTTGCGTATTTTGTATTTGGTAAGTTTCTCTTCGATCTTGAATTGGTCTACACCGGGTCCGCCGATGGCTGCGCCGATGCCTTCTGAGACTTCGCCGACTGTTTCGCCTTCCAGCTTTAAGCCTGCGTCAATCATGATTAAGCAGGCAATTTTGCCTTGCTGCTCTTCGATGACGTGCTCGATTGCGTCGCCTGGTTTACCGACGTTTCCGCCTGGACCTTCAGCTTTTAAGACTAATGCGTTGCGTCCTTCGAATGGAACTGAAGCTACGACGCAGTCTTTGGGGACTTTGCGGACTTCGTAGCCATGCATCAACTTGGAGGCAATCAATGGACCGACACTGTCGCCGATGGGTTGACCCCATGCGAACGCTTTGAGTGCTGAGGCGTATGCTTCGGCTTCCTTCATAACCAGTGGCAAGATCATCTGGAGTTGCATGATTACGTATAGGCTGAGTGTTTTTTTGCCTTGGATGTAATAGTGGCGTACTACTTTGTAGATGTAGTTGAGCGCCATGGCTGCTTCTAAGGTGTTTTCTAAGTTGTTGATTTGGACGTCGTTGTTTGCTGCTTCGGGCGCCATGATTCTGACGTCTTCTTTTAATCGCTCGTCTCGCGTGTCTAAGATGTGGTCTAGCTTGTACACTATACCTGCGGGATCCATGCTCTGGGGCCCGATAGTGAAGTATTCTAGGTAGCGGTCAACGCGTGGGGAGGGGTCAGTGGTTGGTTTGCCTATTTCTTTAATGGCTTCGATGGTGATTTTTCTACCTTCATCTTTTATGACCCTAAGTTTATGAAGGCTGTTTTCAACTTCGCGCACCATCACATACATCTGGATGCGTTGACCGTAGAATATGAAGATTATAAAGAACACATACATGCCTAAGCTGAGTAATTGTAAGATTGGGGAATCGTTGCCGGGGATAAAGCTCACTTTTTACACCACTTCTTTCAAAAACTACTGTTGCTCATTTATAAGGGTATGCCAATTCAAAGCTAAATATGCTCTGAAAAAATTAGAAAAGGTTGCAAGAAGAGGTTGCCAGCTTTCCCAGGTTCACGTGGCCTAAGACCACACTACAGCTGGGAACGGAACACGGTTTAACTTCTGAGTTCGGAATGGGATCAGGTGGAACCCGTGCCCTATGACCGGCAAACCCAACCTAACTGTTCAACATTCCCTTATATACCTTTAGCTTTTATGACGCGTTTTTGTTGGAAAAGCATAGTTTTAGAGGGAGTTCGTTTTGGTTTTTTGGTGGAAAGAGTTTTTGTTGATTAAGGTTTTTTGGTGCATCTGCGGCGGGCGAATAATCATGCGCAATAGTTTCTGACTGATCACCAATTGGTGCTTTGCCATTTTTGTTTCCAAACCATTTACGATACAAGAAAACTAACGTCTTTAAGACTGCTATGCTGAAGAGCACAAGGTAAAACAGGTGCGCCATTGCCAAGAGAGGAGCGGTTATAATGAGTGA contains the following coding sequences:
- the pheT gene encoding phenylalanine--tRNA ligase subunit beta, which gives rise to MPTIDVDYLELQRLLNVNLNGNMEKLDDILAYVKAEVKGFDEKEGSVSIEMKDTNRPDLWSVEGLSRALRGYLGQEKGIKAYSAGKSVLEVNVNPNLFGIRPYICCAVVKDIHLSDGIIKGIMHLQDKLDQTHGRSRQKTSIGIYNLDLIKPPIEYTAVKPAEVRFVPLGFSEKMGLDEILEKHPKGQEHGHIVKKNPLYPMLYDSEGKVLSFPPIINSNDLGKITEDSRNLLVEVTGTLHKTVLNTLNLVTLALIDRGGKAYSTTIHYPKSSEYTEDTVVTPDFSNRRFELNVKETNRLLGLKLSAEQISDALMTAGLDVEKVSTECLTVLVPCYRVDVMHQVDIIEDVAIAYGYNNIEPLWRELPTTGKAKPDQRLIDVARDLMVGLGYQEVFNTTLTNQETLFQKMQVQPTKIIEVSNPKVITMTCLRNWLLPSLMEFLSINQSVEFPQKIFELGKVTLPDETKETRTRDEDWLAAVTAHPNASFSEIKSALDSFMANFGVEWQIKETSHPSFIEGRVGKVLAGGVEVGVVGEVNPAVLEAWKLENPAAAFEIDFSRILFYKK
- a CDS encoding type II toxin-antitoxin system VapC family toxin gives rise to the protein MIFIDTSAWYAMEVEDDLNHKAAKDFLTKIASGKYGMAITTDYIIDETLTLLRTRRNLESALSFITKVTKSKSIRVFWVNEDHFQKALEVFKKSNSKTWSFTDCTSFALMRELNVKEAFSFDAHFNQAGFNMLPKE
- a CDS encoding ABC transporter permease — protein: MGFWAELEKIYYFMKRDIISFSTYKTNIAILVATALFGALSFAYLGSNASMQAVLQLYNMDLTTYLLIGLAFNSYLSQSLTLVQKTINPWALEEVLVSPTSLRTFIVGSSLWGFIWSTAVVVVYLAIGVFVFGISLNINVLGTLIVLALGIGSFIGFSMIGAGILILTKQGDPVTALITIATTLFGNVLFPPQVMPAALQAISYLLPQYYFFTSIRLMLTGWTISMILPYLLVLALMCVVISPLGYGVYAWCLKTARKNGTLSWF
- a CDS encoding ABC transporter ATP-binding protein, with protein sequence MQNENAIQAINLTKTFRIKSPQSSGHFGRRKTMSVNAVDNLNLTIKRGQLFGLLGPNGAGKTTLVKMLCTLLPPDSGTATVNGYDIVKQPMQVKRSLGTLFSVGERGFFWRLNGYRNLEFFAAIYNVPRAKRQERIMEVLKLVGLEGSAFDIYQRYSGGMKRKLALARTLLADPPILLLDEPTVGLDVISSRNIREFVRNTVKETGKTILYTTHYIEEAAHICDQIGILRRGRLIACDTPNAIRAMIKQNELVYIVVEEITPDQIERMRLLPAVTSLTENDEYALGNQKGFCLELRSVDQFPAIFDFLFKEKIKLVNFRREEPTLEDAFIELTGRP
- a CDS encoding RibD family protein encodes the protein MLPKVVVYNSVSVDGAIKDFDVDIALHYKVASRIDAQAMLAGSDTAKSGIELFMKTVPEEQPSDCVKPTIKEDDYRPYWVIADSRAKLMGLLHVYRQSEYCKDVIILVSSTTPKAYLTYLKERNYDYILAGNDHVDYRSALEELNRRYGFETITTDTGGVLASVLLEQGLVREVHLLVAPQIVGKKAVGLFRSLNQPVKLRLIQTKKVKGHALLIYEVQH
- the mch gene encoding methenyltetrahydromethanopterin cyclohydrolase, with amino-acid sequence MVKALSVNQTAWQKAQQFLNNPEYYGVEISKSTAGATIIDAGVKATGGFAAGKLFTELCLGGAGTVELGYKTYGDLDFPSVTITSDYPAVAMLGSQFAGWRIKDGDNIAIGSGPARAIALKPKEIYEEIHYTDQSDKAVITLESNVLPSDALIEKVLKNCPNVPAQNLIVVVAPTASVAGLTQVTGRVVEVGIHKLHTLGLDPKVIRYAMGYAPIPPVGPDFEVAMARTNDVILYGGTVYLTVDYDDEAKLQQLVKDAPSINSKDYGNPFLDIFLNAGKDFYKIDPGLFAPAVLMINNAKTGRTFKAGQINPKVLAQALGF
- the map gene encoding type II methionyl aminopeptidase, encoding MPYDKEELEKFHLSGKILRETREEMRSYIKENMPIIEVCEKAEGLIRSKGGKPAFPVNVSINEVAAHYTATPNDKSTIPVGSTVKVDIGVHVDGYVTDTAFTAAFSSEGRAMTTTAELALKAVIKNIRGNMQLGDIGALVEKTIKNRGFKPISNLTGHSVGRYLIHAGTSIPSISGFNPHRVETGGVYAVEPFVTYPDAIARVDDTAEKTIYRFLKTKSLKTDSAKKLAKYIETNFRTLPFAERWLIDVLPAEKHSAAFKELLTSKTIMAYPVFVEASRKPVAQAEHTLLIKEDGCEVLT
- a CDS encoding DUF1512 domain-containing protein, whose product is MSFIPGNDSPILQLLSLGMYVFFIIFIFYGQRIQMYVMVREVENSLHKLRVIKDEGRKITIEAIKEIGKPTTDPSPRVDRYLEYFTIGPQSMDPAGIVYKLDHILDTRDERLKEDVRIMAPEAANNDVQINNLENTLEAAMALNYIYKVVRHYYIQGKKTLSLYVIMQLQMILPLVMKEAEAYASALKAFAWGQPIGDSVGPLIASKLMHGYEVRKVPKDCVVASVPFEGRNALVLKAEGPGGNVGKPGDAIEHVIEEQQGKIACLIMIDAGLKLEGETVGEVSEGIGAAIGGPGVDQFKIEEKLTKYKIRNYAVIIKEDVGDAVSPMRKEINDAVDKVIERVRDVVKERTKEGDTVLIVGVGNSIGVGQ